A window of the Gossypium arboreum isolate Shixiya-1 chromosome 2, ASM2569848v2, whole genome shotgun sequence genome harbors these coding sequences:
- the LOC108461672 gene encoding U-box domain-containing protein 15-like, translating to MERQIVMDSSSSSDLVREMMEVIETVGSYTGFRVTQRKECLNLVRRLKLLVPLLEEIMELDYSVSGLGLNSLLNLKKALLGAKKLLKTCNYGSKIYLAMESEAVMCRFHAVYHKVNHALDDIPYDKLGVSIEVKEQVELMRMQLKRAKRRTDTQDMELAMDMMVIFSKKDERNADIAILERLANKLELHTIAELKAEKTAIAKLVKQRGGYNETMHQIVDLLGKFKQIAGIDETVSLDGPISTRTPQTCQSPLVPHEFLCPITLEIMTDPVIVATGQTYERDSIRKWLNSNHRTCPKTGQTLENLSLAPNFALRNLILQWCEKNNLELPKKDSYASSVNYSAEIMEEISSLVLNLSSSQPNVRRDAIVKIRMLSKENPENRIFIANDGGIPRLVQLLSYPDSNIQEHTVTALLNLSIDETNKRLIAREGAIPAIIEILQNGTDEARENSAAALFSLSMLDENKVLVGNFNGIPPLVALLKNGTMRGKKDAATALFNLSLNQANKSRAIKAGIIPPLLHLLDDKNLGMIDEALSILLLLASHPEGRNEIGRLSFIETLVEIIRNGTPKNKECAVSVLLELGLNNSSLILAALQFGVYEPLREISISGTNRAQRKANSLLQHMSKCEHIP from the exons ATGGAGAGGCAAATTGTGATGGATTCGAGTTCATCGAGTGATTTAGTTAGGGAAATGATGGAGGTGATAGAGACGGTTGGATCCTACACTGGATTCAGGGTAACTCAAAGGAAGGAGTGCTTGAATTTGGTGAGGAGATTGAAGCTTTTGGTGCCACTTTTAGAGGAGATAATGGAGCTTGATTACTCAGTTTCGGGTTTGGGCTTGAATTCTCTGCTTAACTTGAAGAAAGCACTGCTTGGAGCAAAGAAGCTGTTGAAGACTTGTAACTATGGAAGCAAGATATATTTG GCAATGGAAAGTGAGGCGGTGATGTGTAGATTTCATGCTGTTTATCACAAAGTAAACCACGCGCTTGATGACATCCCTTATGATAAACTTGGAGTTTCAATTGAAGTGAAAGAACAA GTTGAGCTAATGCGAATGCAACTTAAAAGAGCAAAGAGGAGGACAGATACACAAGATATGGAGTTAGCAATGGATATGATGGTGATTTTCTCTAAAAAAGATGAAAGGAATGCAGACATTGCTATACTTGAAAGGCTGGCAAACAAGCTAGAATTGCATACCATTGCAGAGTTGAAAGCTGAAAAAACAGCTATCGCAAAACTGGTAAAGCAAAGAGGTGGATATAATGAAACCATGCACCAAATTGTAGATCTCCTGGGAAAGTTCAAGCAAATTGCAGGGATTGATGAAACCGTTTCACTTGATGGTCCTATTTCAACTAGAACTCCCCAAACATGTCAATCTCCTTTAGTACCTCATGAATTTCTCTGCCCAATTACGTTGGAAATCATGACAGATCCTGTTATTGTAGCAACTGGACAG ACTTATGAAAGAGACAGCATTCGGAAGTGGTTAAATTCCAACCATCGAACCTGTCCAAAGACTGGACAAACTTTAGAAAACTTGTCTCTAGCACCAAACTTCGCACTCCGCAACCTTATTCTGCAATGGTGTGAGAAGAACAACCTTGAACTGCCCAAAAAGGATAGTTATGCATCTTCAGTTAATTATTCTGCAGAAATCATGGAAGAAATCTCTTCATTGGTTCTAAACCTATCTTCTAGTCAGCCAAATGTGCGTAGAGATGCCATTGTGAAGATCCGTATGCTCTCGAAAGAGAATCCGGAGAACAGAATTTTCATTGCCAACGATGGAGGAATCCCACGTTTAGTTCAGCTATTATCTTATCCAGATTCCAACATTCAAGAACACACTGTCACTGCCCTCTTGAACTTATCAATTGATGAGACCAACAAAAGGCTTATAGCTAGAGAAGGAGCTATTCCTGCCATTATTGAGATACTGCAAAATGGAACTGATGAAGCTAGAGAGAACTCTGCAGCAGCCTTATTTAGCTTGTCAATGCTTGATGAGAACAAAGTTCTTGTAGGGAACTTCAATGGGATCCCACCATTAGTAGCTCTGTTGAAAAACGGGACAATGAGGGGTAAAAAGGATGCAGCCACTGCACTTTTTAACTTGTCTTTGAACCAAGCCAACAAGTCCAGAGCCATTAAAGCTGGCATTATACCACCATTACTTCATTTACTGGATGACAAAAATCTGGGTATGATTGATGAAGCACTCTCCATCTTGTTACTTCTTGCATCTCATCCCGAGGGCCGGAATGAAATCGGTCGATTGTCATTCATCGAAACTCTGGTAGAAATCATTAGAAACGGGACCCCCAAGAACAAGGAATGTGCGGTTTCAGTTCTGCTAGAGTTGGGGTTAAACAATTCATCCCTTATTTTAGCTGCTCTCCAGTTTGGTGTTTATGAACCCCTAAGAGAAATCTCCATATCTGGAACAAACAGAGCTCAAAGAAAAGCTAATTCGTTATTACAACATATGAGTAAGTGTGAACATATTCCTTGA
- the LOC108467288 gene encoding ubiquinone biosynthesis O-methyltransferase, mitochondrial-like — translation MGATVTGIDAVEKNIKIARLHANLDPTTSTIEYFCTTAEKLVEEQRKFDSLIALEVIEHVADAAEFCKALSALTAHEGATVVSTINRSMRSYATAIVAAEYLLQWLPKGTHQWSSFLTPEELTKILKCAGVDVKEMAGFVYNPLTGRWSLLDDISVNFIAYGTKEK, via the exons ATGGGAGCAACTGTCACTGGAATTGATGCAGTAGAGAAAAACATCAAGATTGCCCGTCTTCATGCT AATTTGGATCCAACAACTTCAACTATTGAATACTTTTGTACAACAGCAG AAAAGCTGGTTGAAGAGCAGAGAAAGTTTGATTCATTGATTGCTTTAGAG GTGATTGAGCACGTAGCAGATGCTGCTGAATTCTGCAAGGCTCTCTCGGCATTAACTGCTCATGAAGGAGCTACTGTTGTTTCAACAATTAATCGCTCTATGAGATCATATGCAACTGCCATTGTTGCAGCAGAGTACCTGCTACAATGG CTACCTAAAGGTACTCATCAATGGTCGAGTTTCCTGACCCCAGAAGAACTCACCAAGATTTTAAAATGTGCAGGGGTTGAT GTGAAAGAGATGGCGGGATTTGTGTACAACCCTTTAACAGGGAGATGGTCACTATTGGATGATATTAGTGTAAATTTTATTGCTTATGGTACTAAAGAAAAGTAA